AATCGAGGTAACGGGGAGATGTTTGTCCACATGACACGCACACAGAGTCCGCGTGTATGGCACTCACACCTCCATAAAGTGCACTCTCCTGCTGTGGTTCGGGGAGAACTGCGGCCCACTCACTCTCGATCTTTTTCTACCTTTAACAACACATGTAAGAAAGTTATTGGAGTTGTTactgccccccctccccagtaaccctcttcatttaaaaaaaaaaaaaaagacagaaatagaaaaaagaaaaccggtctgaccccacccccctttttctGATTGGGAAGCCAACCTTTTGTTGGCCTAGCTGGCCAATGGGGAGGAGAGCAAAAATCTTTCGCGGTGCCAGAAGGGTTGGGAATCAGGCggtggagggaggaggtgtgTTAGCTGAGCTCCTCCATACACCCTCCAGAACCCCAGGGCCCAGGCTCCCAACTTTCCTGGTGCCCTGCAGGGACAGGGGCCCCTCCTGTACCAGCTCAGTCTGCCCTACCAaaccacagtctctctctctctctctctctctctctctctctctctctctctctctctctctctccttgtttaaataaaagaacttcaagagttgaaatatatatatttagatatttttctcttaaataacaTATTTACATCTAATAGAAAATAGAACTCTAGAGATAATTTTCCAGCCAGAACTGAGGACGGAGGAATGAAAGGGAAGAGGGGTGTGAAGAAGGACAGGACCAGCCAGAGGCCACAGTCACCCAGAAATAAAAAGCACTAAGCCATCTGAGCTCACTCTCCCCTGCTCTGGtcccaggggggggggggagctcacACCCAGGCAATTCatcttttttccttaaagaatcCTTGGTCCGTGTTGCTCTCCTTAATGGTGACGGTCAAAAAGTTTGAGGTCACATCTGTGACGACCACCTTCTCCAGGTTAGTCAAAGAGGGGCTCCAGGACTCTTCCTCTGGGTCCCCCAGGATTCTGGCCACTGGGATCCTGGCGATGAGGGAGGGCCTTCCCCCTTGCGCCCCCATGTCCCGGTACAGGCTTCCCACCGAGCCTGGGGTGCCTGAACTATGTCGGACCCTGGTGGTGCCAGGGTCCAGGGCACCTTGCCCTTTGGCCTCCAGGAAAGCAGCCCTGTGCTTTATTACCCTGGCTGGAAAGGTGTCCACAGCCAACTTGCTCGAGGCCTCTGCTGAGCTAGGACTGGTCACGCCATATTGGACCAGGTCTGAGTCCTGCCTTCGAGCAAGCTGGATCACACTGTGGCCAGCTGGGAACTTTCCTGTCCCAGAAGGGGTCTCGtccagcttcctgcctttcaGGTACTCTCCAAGGCCATCACTGGGCTCTCCCAAAGGTCTCTGTGAAGGGTCCAGGAGCTCCTTCCTGGGCTTCGGTCCTCGTTTCTTGGAGCTGTCCCCCGGTGAGCTGGGCTTGTCATCTACACGGCTGGTACCCCTGTCCCTTTCTCGATCCCGGTCCCGGTCCCGAGGTGGGTCTGCCCTGCAGGTACTGGTGCTGCTCCCTGGTGGGGGTAGCCCCGTGTTCCTAAGGCCCTCTCGGGCCCTGGAAGTAGATGCCAAATCCTGGGGTGAGCGGCCTGGGTAAGGGATCCGGATGCCTCTGGTAGAGTCACTTCTGAACTCATAGGTTTTGGCCTTTGCTTTGGCCTGGGCCTGCAGAAGGAAGTTGTTGTGAGGAGAAaagaccgccccccccccaacctctaGCCTTGACTGCCCAACTTTCCCTGGATGCCTGGGAAATTCTAATTGAGTGGGGAGGTGGGCTCTTGGTAGTAGTCTGGAGGGGGGGGAGAATGAGGATTTGTCTAGAAGAAGTCATTTGCAACCAACAGACTCCTTATATAACATTACAGGTCTACTTGGGATGGCTGGAGGGGGAAATGAAGGCCTTCTGGTGCAGCTAAGTCCCGCCTCTAGAACTCTGATGGGGCCTCTGACAGAAGAAGTCCAGATTATAAATACACACAAGGCTGGTTTACAAGCCCTGCAGACCCTCTCTGAACTGCGCACTCCACCTCTGGAGATCCCAACATACCTTGAGAAGGAAGGTTTTAGGCTTGGGTCCTCGCTTTTTGGGGCCATAGAGCTCCATCTCCCgctccctaaagaaagaaaagagagagaagggggtgtgTCCTGGCTGCACCGAAGTCAGCCTGTATGGGTTCTAGTGAGTGGCTAGGCTAAGGGTCTGTACCTTTCCTCAAAGGCTGCAAGGAGGCGAGCATCCAGAATATTTTCTTCGGGCTCCCACGTGCTGTACCtaaaggaaaccaggaagaacCGAGCGTCAGTCcctggagcaggagagagaggacagagtggagggcgtgtgtgtgtgtgtgcaactttTCCGGCTGCCTTGTGTTGTATTTCAATgtgaaggggaaaagaggaagaaagaacctcCTCCTCGATACCAGTGTGGGGTTGCAATTGCATATAACCTACTTACTTCTGCGACCAGCCCTTCCATTTCACCAGATATTCCATGCGTCCCTGCAGATGCAAAAGGGAaaatgcgtgtgtatgtgtgtgcctggggagAAATGCATGACGAGGACACAAGAAATACACGCGAAAATGCATGCACCAAATGAATGCTCCAAACACTACCGCCAAAGGAACCAGCCCACTGCAGCAACCCTGCAGAAACGCTGCACAAAGTGCATGCACCGGCATTcatcccccaccccgccccccatcCATGCAATCTGTGCAGGGCTGCAAGTCTAAGGAGAGTGCTGGGGctgagccgccgccgccgccgccgccgccgccacagCCGCGGCCGCTGCTGGGAcctgggggaagggaggctgggCTGCAGCAGGGGGAGGGAGCC
This sequence is a window from Mus pahari chromosome 14, PAHARI_EIJ_v1.1, whole genome shotgun sequence. Protein-coding genes within it:
- the Cbx8 gene encoding chromobox protein homolog 8; protein product: MELSAVGERVFAAEALLKRRIRKGRMEYLVKWKGWSQKYSTWEPEENILDARLLAAFEEREREMELYGPKKRGPKPKTFLLKAQAKAKAKTYEFRSDSTRGIRIPYPGRSPQDLASTSRAREGLRNTGLPPPGSSTSTCRADPPRDRDRDRERDRGTSRVDDKPSSPGDSSKKRGPKPRKELLDPSQRPLGEPSDGLGEYLKGRKLDETPSGTGKFPAGHSVIQLARRQDSDLVQYGVTSPSSAEASSKLAVDTFPARVIKHRAAFLEAKGQGALDPGTTRVRHSSGTPGSVGSLYRDMGAQGGRPSLIARIPVARILGDPEEESWSPSLTNLEKVVVTDVTSNFLTVTIKESNTDQGFFKEKR